In Streptomyces sp. NBC_01439, the following are encoded in one genomic region:
- a CDS encoding phosphohydrolase, with product MPLSDPLSQALYAPADPPLRPLPSPVVDLLRSLGAPPRLAAHLRAVHDVAVELVEWTERRHPRIALDRAAVLFGAATHDIGKTVHTTELSGPGSVHEEAGRVLLLAHGFGPDLARYAGTHASWTAPGTTLEDLLVSTADKVWKNKRVQELEDLVITRLAQATGGQHWEEYLAFDDLLTRIGEGADGRLAFQASFPVHA from the coding sequence ATGCCCCTCTCGGATCCCTTGTCCCAGGCCCTGTACGCTCCCGCCGATCCGCCGCTCCGGCCGCTACCGTCGCCGGTGGTGGACCTGCTCCGGTCCCTCGGTGCACCGCCGCGGCTGGCCGCCCATCTGCGCGCCGTCCACGACGTGGCGGTCGAGCTGGTCGAATGGACGGAGCGTCGCCATCCGCGGATCGCCCTTGACCGCGCGGCCGTTCTCTTCGGGGCGGCGACCCACGACATCGGCAAGACCGTGCACACGACAGAGCTGTCCGGGCCCGGCTCCGTGCACGAAGAGGCGGGCCGCGTCCTGCTGTTGGCCCACGGGTTCGGCCCGGACCTCGCCCGCTACGCGGGAACCCACGCCTCGTGGACGGCTCCCGGTACGACGCTGGAGGACCTGCTGGTGAGCACGGCCGACAAGGTCTGGAAGAACAAGCGCGTCCAGGAACTCGAAGACCTCGTGATCACGCGCCTGGCGCAGGCGACGGGCGGTCAGCACTGGGAGGAGTACCTCGCGTTCGACGACCTGCTCACGCGCATCGGCGAGGGGGCCGACGGCCGCCTCGCCTTCCAGGCGTCCTTCCCGGTGCACGCGTAG
- a CDS encoding class F sortase, giving the protein MKSAPARLRRRTVGPLAAAVLAGLLLSGCGGGGADAAKPAVPAGQDAQGGVPAPADAPPAGQAPAAGSKDGASPGTDAGSGSGSGQAKQALARSAPQKITIPSLNVTSTLETLQQNPDGTMQTPKDPALAGWYEPGPTPGSQGPAVIAGHVTWNGASAVFEKLKTMKGGDTIKVTRQDGKTVTFTVDKVAEYPKAEFPTLEVYKNVDHAGLRLVTCGGNFDPKKHYYDSNVVVYARMTGAA; this is encoded by the coding sequence GTGAAGTCGGCACCCGCGCGGCTCCGCCGCCGAACCGTAGGCCCGCTGGCGGCCGCCGTCCTCGCCGGGCTCCTCCTCTCGGGGTGCGGCGGCGGTGGCGCGGACGCTGCGAAGCCCGCCGTCCCGGCGGGGCAGGACGCCCAGGGCGGAGTGCCGGCCCCCGCCGATGCCCCGCCCGCGGGGCAGGCTCCCGCCGCGGGATCCAAGGATGGCGCGAGCCCCGGCACGGACGCGGGATCGGGTTCGGGTTCGGGCCAGGCCAAGCAGGCACTGGCGCGGTCGGCTCCCCAGAAGATCACGATCCCCTCCCTCAACGTGACCAGCACCCTGGAGACCCTGCAGCAGAACCCCGACGGCACCATGCAGACCCCGAAGGACCCCGCGCTCGCGGGCTGGTACGAGCCGGGGCCGACCCCCGGCTCCCAAGGGCCGGCGGTGATCGCCGGGCACGTCACGTGGAACGGCGCATCCGCGGTATTCGAGAAGCTGAAGACGATGAAGGGCGGTGACACCATCAAGGTGACCCGACAGGACGGCAAGACGGTCACGTTCACGGTGGACAAGGTCGCGGAGTACCCGAAGGCCGAGTTCCCGACGCTGGAGGTCTACAAGAACGTCGACCACGCGGGCCTGCGTCTGGTCACCTGCGGCGGCAACTTCGACCCCAAGAAGCACTATTACGACAGCAATGTGGTGGTGTACGCCCGCATGACGGGCGCCGCCTAG
- a CDS encoding DUF7144 family membrane protein gives MGQPTPTGGNWNTGPAPGNAPSFSSGDGQGAGNVGTMFAAVLLLVTGCLAIFQGIAAIANDDVYARIGRYVFEFDLTAWGWIHLIVGIIVVLTGVGLFAGSNLARGAGIALAGISVILNFMWLPYQPWWSIIIIAIDVFIIWALCTSWTHATD, from the coding sequence ATGGGCCAGCCGACACCGACCGGGGGAAACTGGAACACCGGCCCCGCGCCGGGCAACGCACCGTCGTTCTCGAGCGGCGACGGCCAGGGCGCGGGGAACGTGGGCACGATGTTCGCCGCGGTCCTCCTCCTGGTGACGGGCTGCCTCGCGATCTTCCAGGGCATCGCGGCCATCGCCAACGACGACGTCTACGCGCGCATCGGCAGATACGTCTTCGAGTTCGACTTGACGGCGTGGGGCTGGATCCACCTCATCGTCGGGATCATCGTCGTCCTCACCGGAGTGGGCCTGTTCGCCGGGTCGAACCTGGCCCGGGGCGCCGGTATCGCGCTGGCCGGCATCAGCGTGATCCTCAACTTCATGTGGCTGCCGTACCAGCCCTGGTGGTCGATCATCATCATCGCGATCGACGTGTTCATCATCTGGGCGCTGTGCACGAGCTGGACGCACGCCACCGACTGA
- a CDS encoding LuxR C-terminal-related transcriptional regulator: MDHRAPTGDPMLTARFAPPAVPKLLVHRPELLGRLTAGAQGPLTLINGPAGSGKTVLTAHWAADGRAPRPPMWLTVEPDDAPGAFWAYVLEALHRGGVALPAAVGRPTRAEGVTRSFLVRLADGLAASPQPSVLVLDQFDTAQPPATSEGLDFVLRHAAGGLRIVLTSRSDSLLPLHRYRAAGEITEIRHADLRFTDADAEALLGEHRLDVSPAGIRLLMERTEGWAAGVRLCALAMQRSADPEAFLRQFAADRTTIADYLLTEVLDAQPPPTQDLLLRVCVTDRVHPDLADALTGRDDGARTLAGLARDNAFLEQIDASAWYRLHPLFAEVLRAHLRQRCPGLEPLLHGRAARWLARTGRLTEAVLQGAAAGDWQFAAAQLVDHLAIGRLLTGLEADQLGRAFAAMPTGTTGAAPALVGAACRLAEQDLPGCRAALRRADAVLSDASPTDGSLTDSCGPAARFGRAFLGVLAGRPADDVTATERAAADADRLLRELPPHLVAERPELRALLLAHLGAVELGAGHLDRAEAALTAAVAACGQPGTESPHCGALGSLALTELLRGRLRQAAAHARASLAVAERSALPPERRAAAVHLVLAGVAVEQDDLPAARRHLDLATAEPGPRPDPATAARAAVIGARILAAEGDGDAALAALRAVYAEELPARAVDELAVAESAVHLARGDAAGALRVLDAVAAPDDSRPEHAVARARALVAAGRAACAAGELAGVPGDDGVATPVRARACLLRAQIAAAAGDFQEAHRHLGEALALARPEELRRMFSESGPWVRRTLSRDPRLARSHGWLTPRAPARRARAPQADGQPVVVEPLSARETEVLRKAAELLSTEEIAAELYVSANTVKTHLKSIYRKLCVTRRSEAVHRAQDLGML; the protein is encoded by the coding sequence ATGGACCACCGCGCCCCGACCGGCGACCCCATGCTCACGGCCAGGTTCGCGCCTCCGGCCGTACCGAAACTGCTGGTCCACCGGCCCGAGCTGCTGGGGCGGCTGACGGCCGGTGCACAGGGGCCGCTCACCCTCATCAACGGTCCGGCCGGATCGGGCAAGACGGTGCTCACCGCCCACTGGGCGGCCGACGGACGTGCGCCGCGTCCCCCCATGTGGCTCACCGTCGAACCCGACGACGCACCCGGTGCCTTCTGGGCGTACGTCCTGGAAGCCCTCCACCGCGGCGGGGTGGCCCTGCCGGCCGCGGTGGGCAGGCCGACCCGCGCCGAAGGGGTGACCCGCTCGTTCCTGGTGCGCCTGGCGGACGGGCTGGCCGCATCGCCGCAGCCCTCGGTCCTCGTCCTCGACCAGTTCGACACCGCCCAGCCGCCCGCGACGAGCGAGGGGCTGGACTTCGTACTCCGGCACGCGGCCGGCGGCCTGCGCATCGTGCTCACCAGCCGCTCGGACTCCCTGCTGCCCCTGCACCGCTACCGGGCGGCCGGCGAGATCACCGAGATCCGGCACGCCGACCTCAGGTTTACCGACGCGGACGCCGAGGCGCTGCTGGGCGAACACCGGCTGGACGTCTCACCTGCCGGAATCCGCCTGCTGATGGAGCGGACCGAGGGATGGGCGGCCGGCGTACGCCTGTGCGCCCTGGCGATGCAGCGCAGCGCCGACCCGGAGGCGTTCCTGCGCCAGTTCGCGGCCGACCGCACCACGATCGCCGACTACCTCCTCACCGAGGTGCTCGACGCCCAGCCGCCGCCCACCCAGGACCTGCTGCTGCGCGTCTGCGTCACGGATCGCGTCCACCCCGACCTCGCGGACGCGCTGACCGGCCGGGACGACGGTGCACGGACCCTGGCGGGACTGGCCCGCGACAACGCGTTCCTGGAGCAGATCGACGCCTCCGCCTGGTACCGGCTGCACCCCCTGTTCGCCGAGGTCCTGCGCGCGCACCTGCGGCAGCGCTGCCCCGGGCTGGAACCCCTGCTGCACGGGCGGGCGGCGCGCTGGCTCGCCCGGACCGGGCGGCTCACGGAGGCGGTGCTCCAGGGCGCCGCCGCCGGGGACTGGCAGTTCGCCGCGGCGCAGCTGGTCGACCACCTGGCGATCGGCCGCCTGCTCACGGGCCTGGAAGCCGATCAACTGGGCCGGGCCTTCGCCGCGATGCCCACCGGGACGACCGGAGCGGCGCCCGCACTGGTCGGCGCGGCCTGCCGGTTGGCCGAACAGGACCTGCCCGGATGCCGGGCCGCCCTGCGCCGGGCGGACGCCGTCCTGTCGGACGCATCCCCTACGGACGGCTCCCTCACGGACTCCTGCGGTCCGGCGGCGCGGTTCGGCCGTGCCTTCCTCGGCGTACTCGCCGGACGGCCGGCCGACGACGTGACGGCCACCGAACGGGCCGCCGCCGATGCCGACCGGCTGCTGCGGGAGTTGCCGCCGCACCTGGTCGCCGAGCGACCGGAGCTCCGCGCCCTGCTGCTGGCGCACCTCGGCGCCGTCGAGCTGGGCGCGGGTCACCTGGACCGGGCCGAAGCCGCCCTCACGGCCGCCGTCGCAGCGTGCGGGCAGCCGGGCACGGAGTCCCCGCACTGCGGCGCCCTCGGCTCACTGGCCCTGACCGAACTGCTGCGCGGCCGGTTGCGGCAGGCGGCCGCCCACGCCCGCGCCTCGCTCGCCGTCGCCGAGCGCTCCGCCCTTCCGCCCGAGCGCCGGGCCGCGGCCGTCCACCTCGTCCTGGCGGGCGTGGCGGTCGAGCAGGACGACCTGCCCGCCGCCCGCCGCCACCTCGACCTGGCGACCGCGGAGCCCGGGCCGCGCCCGGACCCCGCGACCGCCGCCCGGGCCGCCGTCATCGGGGCCCGGATCCTGGCGGCCGAGGGCGACGGGGACGCCGCGCTCGCCGCCCTGCGCGCGGTCTACGCGGAGGAACTGCCCGCCCGGGCCGTGGACGAGCTGGCCGTGGCCGAGTCGGCCGTACACCTGGCACGCGGCGACGCCGCCGGGGCCCTACGGGTCCTCGACGCGGTGGCGGCCCCGGACGACTCCCGGCCGGAGCACGCGGTGGCCAGGGCCCGGGCCCTGGTGGCCGCCGGCCGCGCCGCGTGCGCGGCGGGGGAGCTGGCGGGCGTACCGGGAGACGACGGCGTCGCCACCCCGGTACGGGCGCGCGCGTGCCTGCTCCGCGCGCAGATCGCCGCGGCGGCCGGCGACTTCCAGGAGGCGCACCGGCACCTCGGGGAGGCACTGGCGCTCGCCCGCCCCGAGGAACTGCGCCGGATGTTCAGCGAGAGCGGTCCATGGGTGCGCCGGACCCTGAGCCGGGACCCGCGACTGGCGCGGTCGCACGGCTGGCTGACCCCGCGCGCCCCGGCCCGTAGGGCGCGCGCGCCGCAGGCCGACGGGCAGCCGGTGGTGGTGGAACCGCTGAGCGCGCGGGAGACCGAGGTGCTGCGCAAGGCCGCGGAACTGCTGTCCACCGAGGAGATCGCGGCCGAGCTGTACGTATCGGCCAACACGGTCAAGACCCACCTGAAGAGCATCTACCGCAAGCTCTGCGTCACCCGGCGCAGCGAGGCCGTCCACCGGGCGCAGGACCTCGGGATGCTCTGA
- a CDS encoding ZIP family metal transporter produces the protein MNALAAAGWGALAAFSLVIGAWLALRYRPSPRVTGLVLGFGAGALIAAVAYELVPRERFESAWDFLAVGVGALSFFLLDGALAQKATAQRSGGSAHNANRSIVLGALLDGVPESLVLGMGLAAGGSISVPFLAAVFLSNLPEGLGATAGLREEGRQPGVVYRIWWGITAISGACAALGYGLVGFVPGTEGRLVQAFAAGAVLTMLANSMMPEAFELGGRLAGLSTVLGFAAAGALSLLE, from the coding sequence ATGAACGCTCTCGCGGCGGCCGGATGGGGCGCGCTCGCGGCGTTCTCCCTGGTCATCGGCGCCTGGCTGGCGCTGCGCTACCGTCCGTCGCCGAGGGTGACCGGACTGGTCCTGGGTTTCGGCGCAGGTGCGCTGATCGCGGCCGTGGCGTACGAGCTGGTGCCCAGGGAGCGCTTCGAGAGCGCGTGGGACTTCCTGGCCGTCGGCGTCGGCGCCCTGAGCTTCTTCCTCCTCGACGGGGCCCTCGCGCAGAAGGCCACGGCGCAGCGTTCGGGCGGGAGCGCGCACAACGCGAACCGTTCCATCGTGCTCGGTGCCCTGCTCGACGGGGTACCCGAGTCGCTGGTGCTGGGGATGGGCCTGGCCGCCGGCGGCTCGATCAGCGTCCCGTTCCTGGCGGCGGTCTTCCTGTCGAACCTCCCCGAGGGCCTCGGCGCCACGGCGGGCCTGCGGGAGGAGGGCCGCCAGCCGGGTGTGGTGTACCGGATCTGGTGGGGCATCACCGCGATCTCGGGCGCGTGCGCGGCGCTGGGGTACGGGCTGGTGGGGTTCGTGCCCGGCACCGAGGGCCGACTGGTGCAAGCGTTCGCGGCCGGGGCGGTCCTGACGATGCTCGCGAACTCGATGATGCCGGAGGCCTTCGAGCTGGGCGGCAGGCTCGCGGGCCTGTCGACGGTGCTGGGCTTCGCGGCCGCCGGTGCGCTCTCCCTCCTGGAGTGA
- a CDS encoding S1 RNA-binding domain-containing protein, with the protein MPPFTYRLTPAAAVPFALREQLAETFVAAARRFALEAGADRLTIDNPMARGFFSFRSRSAPSAPELAGLLPSDRPGSSGPLPPSGFHDGARVPLDTGLELLRAVLLREGPWCRLRAEEGFFLHVGERHDLYVGGATSYAEAAAHARRSGLTVEPVERSPYDPALDEIAPQPPADGAFWTAVHSLVAEHGGVLVEERYVGGDQRWHRPTTAAEITRIRALLTPRARLAVWPDLTDDIEAVRAAVLRAERLELLVQQGADGTPWARIAEPWMGHAEIAFPVIGSGPGSRAGLVPLAPVDRRPLLAGVLPDADGVVRARWRTNRTPADERRTLLGSLRTGDVVSGTVASGLDDVGVHVHLDLERNLEHERGWPMGFLRVPEMSWEYFEDVDEVAPIGRRIRAEVLHVDLEWERASLSVKALQPDPWRAFAEALRAGDTFPGTVTKIIPFGVFVRVAPGIEGLVHETELAGRTFEVGEDLRVALLGVDLQRRRISLSPAREA; encoded by the coding sequence ATGCCGCCCTTCACCTACCGGCTCACCCCCGCCGCGGCCGTCCCCTTCGCCCTCCGGGAGCAGCTGGCCGAGACCTTCGTCGCCGCCGCACGCCGCTTCGCTCTGGAAGCCGGCGCCGACCGGCTGACGATCGATAATCCGATGGCGCGGGGGTTCTTCTCCTTCCGATCCCGTTCGGCGCCGAGCGCCCCGGAGCTGGCGGGGCTGTTGCCCTCCGACCGGCCCGGCTCGTCCGGCCCGCTCCCACCGTCCGGTTTCCACGACGGCGCGCGCGTTCCGCTCGACACCGGCCTGGAACTGCTGCGGGCCGTGCTGCTGCGCGAGGGCCCCTGGTGCCGACTGCGCGCCGAGGAAGGGTTCTTCCTCCACGTCGGGGAACGGCACGACCTCTACGTCGGGGGTGCGACGTCGTACGCGGAGGCCGCTGCGCACGCCCGCCGATCGGGGCTGACCGTCGAACCGGTCGAACGCTCCCCGTACGACCCCGCCCTCGACGAGATCGCCCCCCAGCCGCCCGCGGACGGGGCCTTCTGGACGGCGGTCCACAGCCTGGTCGCCGAGCACGGCGGGGTACTGGTCGAGGAACGGTACGTCGGCGGCGACCAGCGATGGCACCGGCCGACCACGGCCGCCGAGATCACCCGGATACGGGCGCTGCTGACCCCGCGTGCCCGGCTGGCGGTCTGGCCGGACCTGACCGACGACATCGAGGCGGTCCGCGCCGCCGTCCTCCGCGCGGAACGGCTCGAACTCCTGGTCCAGCAGGGGGCCGACGGGACCCCGTGGGCGCGCATCGCCGAACCGTGGATGGGCCACGCCGAGATCGCCTTCCCGGTGATCGGGAGCGGTCCGGGGAGTCGGGCCGGGCTGGTCCCGCTGGCGCCGGTCGATCGCCGCCCCCTGCTCGCCGGGGTACTGCCGGACGCCGATGGAGTCGTACGGGCGCGCTGGCGCACCAACCGCACCCCGGCCGACGAGCGGCGGACCCTGCTCGGTTCGCTGCGGACCGGCGACGTGGTGTCCGGCACCGTCGCGAGCGGCCTGGACGACGTCGGCGTGCACGTGCACTTGGACCTGGAGCGGAACCTGGAACACGAGCGGGGGTGGCCCATGGGCTTCCTGCGCGTCCCCGAAATGTCCTGGGAGTACTTCGAGGACGTGGACGAGGTGGCCCCGATCGGCCGGCGGATCCGCGCCGAGGTCCTCCACGTCGACCTCGAGTGGGAGCGCGCGAGCCTGTCCGTCAAGGCACTGCAGCCGGACCCCTGGCGCGCCTTCGCCGAAGCCCTCCGGGCCGGCGACACCTTCCCCGGCACCGTCACCAAGATCATTCCGTTCGGTGTGTTCGTGCGCGTCGCACCGGGTATCGAGGGCCTGGTCCACGAGACCGAGCTCGCCGGCAGGACCTTCGAGGTGGGGGAGGACCTACGCGTCGCCCTGCTCGGCGTGGACCTGCAGCGGCGCCGGATCAGCCTTTCCCCGGCCCGGGAGGCCTGA
- a CDS encoding aminoglycoside phosphotransferase family protein, which translates to MVETPETFTRCTVEREGAAGSAWLAELPEIVDELLARWECAPDGEVMHGGVGIIVPVLRRDTVPAVLKVSFPHPGNVHEPEAFEVWGGRGAVLLHERDDERFAMLLERVRSSTLQGVEDGDEVVTVAGRLNRRLAVPAPAHLPRLRERAGSWEEQLRKDEYELAHGLPRYVVDAAVATVRELGRTQPDVLIHGDLHARNILRADREPWLAVDPKGYVGDPAYDGGTLLKTRALSLIGAEDLDKAVRRTVDVFVEAAELERERVRRWAQLHAVQAAFWARRHGFRVARGGPLLDRITEFADHLAQLLTRPA; encoded by the coding sequence ATGGTCGAGACACCAGAGACGTTCACGCGCTGCACCGTCGAGCGCGAGGGAGCGGCCGGATCTGCATGGCTCGCCGAACTTCCGGAGATCGTCGACGAGTTACTGGCACGTTGGGAGTGCGCACCCGACGGCGAGGTCATGCACGGGGGCGTCGGGATCATCGTTCCGGTGCTGCGGCGGGACACGGTGCCGGCCGTGCTGAAGGTCTCCTTCCCGCATCCCGGCAACGTTCACGAGCCGGAAGCGTTCGAGGTGTGGGGCGGGCGCGGGGCCGTTCTCCTGCACGAGCGCGACGACGAGCGCTTCGCGATGCTGCTGGAGCGGGTCCGCTCGTCGACGCTGCAGGGGGTCGAGGACGGCGACGAGGTGGTGACGGTGGCGGGGCGGCTCAACCGCCGGCTGGCCGTCCCGGCGCCGGCCCACCTCCCCCGGCTGCGGGAGCGGGCCGGCTCCTGGGAGGAACAACTCCGCAAGGACGAGTACGAGTTGGCGCACGGGCTGCCCCGGTACGTGGTGGACGCGGCGGTGGCGACCGTGCGCGAGCTGGGGCGCACCCAGCCGGACGTCCTGATCCACGGCGACCTCCACGCCCGGAACATCCTGCGGGCGGACCGCGAGCCGTGGCTCGCGGTCGATCCCAAGGGCTACGTGGGAGATCCCGCCTACGACGGCGGCACGCTGCTCAAGACGCGCGCACTGTCCCTCATCGGGGCCGAGGACCTCGACAAGGCGGTCCGGCGCACCGTGGATGTCTTCGTCGAGGCCGCGGAACTCGAGCGCGAACGCGTCCGGCGCTGGGCCCAGCTCCATGCCGTGCAGGCCGCGTTCTGGGCCCGTCGGCACGGCTTCCGGGTCGCCCGCGGCGGCCCGCTGCTCGACCGGATCACGGAGTTCGCCGACCACCTGGCGCAGTTGCTGACGCGGCCCGCCTGA
- a CDS encoding 3-hydroxybutyryl-CoA dehydrogenase encodes MTRSIAPLASVASIHRVGIVGGGQMGAGIAEVCARAGLDTVVAESDATAARAARERVAVSLERAVQRGKLDRISAEDALARLVFTGDLEDLADRQLVIEAVTENPEAKIEVFAGLDKIVADPEAILATNTSAIPIMRLGMATGRADRVVGLHFFNPVPVLPLVEVVSSLHTSRDTLDAVEAFARGALGKTTVRSQDRAGFVVNALLIPYLLSAIRMAESGFAAPEDVDAGMELGCAHPMGPLKLADLIGLDTVAAIAESLYEEFKEPLYAPPPLLQRMVQAGLLGRKSGRGFHTYGRG; translated from the coding sequence ATGACCAGGTCGATCGCGCCGCTCGCGTCGGTCGCGTCGATCCACCGGGTCGGCATCGTGGGCGGCGGCCAGATGGGCGCGGGGATCGCCGAAGTGTGCGCCCGCGCCGGCCTCGACACCGTCGTCGCCGAGTCGGACGCCACGGCCGCCCGGGCCGCCCGGGAACGCGTCGCCGTCTCCCTCGAACGGGCCGTGCAGCGCGGCAAACTGGACCGGATCTCCGCCGAGGACGCCCTCGCCCGGCTCGTCTTCACCGGCGATCTGGAGGACCTCGCCGACCGGCAGCTTGTCATCGAGGCCGTCACTGAGAACCCCGAAGCCAAGATCGAGGTCTTCGCCGGCCTCGACAAGATCGTGGCGGACCCGGAAGCGATCCTCGCCACGAACACCTCGGCCATCCCGATCATGCGGCTGGGCATGGCCACCGGCCGCGCCGACCGGGTCGTGGGCCTGCACTTCTTCAACCCCGTCCCCGTCCTGCCGCTCGTGGAGGTCGTCTCCTCCCTCCACACCTCGCGCGACACGCTCGACGCCGTGGAAGCCTTCGCCCGGGGCGCCCTCGGCAAGACCACCGTCCGCTCCCAGGACCGGGCCGGTTTCGTGGTCAACGCCCTGTTGATCCCCTACCTCCTCTCGGCCATCCGCATGGCCGAATCCGGGTTCGCCGCCCCCGAGGACGTGGACGCCGGAATGGAACTGGGCTGCGCCCACCCGATGGGCCCGCTCAAACTCGCCGACCTGATCGGTCTGGACACCGTCGCGGCCATCGCGGAATCCCTCTACGAGGAGTTCAAGGAACCCCTGTACGCGCCGCCCCCGCTGCTCCAGCGGATGGTGCAGGCGGGTCTGCTCGGCCGCAAGAGCGGCCGCGGGTTCCACACGTACGGCCGGGGCTGA
- the aceB gene encoding malate synthase A, whose amino-acid sequence MPLSPLTRSVQVLGAPGERHEEILTPEALEFIGRLDTAFADRRLEVLKERDRRSGHLAGGTPLDFPLATRALREDPHWRVAPPAPGLTDRRVEITGPPERRMAVNALNSGAKVWMADFEDATAPTWNNVIGGQLTLLDAIERRIDFTTPEGKEYRLGEQLATIMVRPRGWHLLEEHLEIDGRPLSASLVDFGLYFFHCAQRQIDAGHGPYFYLPKLENRYEARLWNDVFLLAQELLDIPRGTVRATVLIETITAAFEMEEILHELREHSAGLNAGRWDYLFSLIKTFGHRTDFQLPDRAKVTMTAPFMRAYTELLVRTCHRRGAQAIGGMAAHVPSRDAEANAAALAKVRLDKEREAEDGFDGSWVAHPGLVPVCREVFDGVLGERPNQLDRTRADVEITAADLLSVRRIAAPPTREGIRSNVAVALRYFDAWLRGSGAVALYGLMEDAATAEIARVQIWQWLRHDQIDRATVLDLLDAECAALEEEDPRARVAEAREVFVNTALTPRLPAFFTPEAYTRHLVRRTENAS is encoded by the coding sequence ATGCCCCTCTCCCCCCTGACCCGCAGCGTCCAGGTCCTCGGTGCGCCGGGTGAGCGCCACGAGGAGATCCTGACGCCCGAGGCCCTGGAGTTCATCGGCCGGCTCGACACCGCGTTCGCGGACCGCCGCCTGGAGGTCCTCAAGGAGCGCGACCGCCGCTCGGGCCACCTGGCCGGCGGCACCCCGCTCGACTTCCCGCTCGCCACCCGCGCCCTGCGCGAGGACCCGCACTGGCGCGTCGCCCCACCCGCGCCCGGCCTCACCGACCGCCGCGTCGAGATCACCGGCCCGCCGGAGCGCCGGATGGCCGTCAACGCCCTGAACTCCGGCGCCAAGGTTTGGATGGCCGACTTCGAGGACGCCACCGCCCCCACCTGGAACAACGTCATCGGCGGCCAGCTGACCCTGCTCGACGCCATCGAACGGCGCATCGACTTCACCACCCCGGAGGGCAAGGAGTACCGCCTCGGCGAGCAGCTCGCGACCATCATGGTCCGACCGCGCGGCTGGCACCTCCTCGAAGAGCACCTGGAGATCGACGGCCGACCCCTGTCCGCGTCCCTCGTCGACTTCGGCCTGTACTTCTTCCACTGCGCCCAGCGGCAGATCGACGCGGGCCACGGCCCGTACTTCTACCTGCCCAAGCTGGAGAACCGGTACGAGGCGCGCCTGTGGAACGACGTGTTCCTCCTCGCCCAGGAACTCCTCGACATCCCCCGCGGCACCGTCCGCGCCACCGTCCTCATCGAGACGATCACCGCCGCCTTCGAGATGGAGGAGATCCTCCACGAACTGCGCGAGCACAGCGCGGGACTGAACGCGGGCCGCTGGGACTACCTCTTCAGCCTGATCAAGACCTTCGGCCACCGCACCGACTTCCAACTGCCCGACCGGGCCAAGGTCACCATGACCGCCCCCTTCATGCGCGCCTACACCGAGCTGCTGGTTCGCACCTGCCACCGGCGCGGCGCCCAAGCCATCGGCGGGATGGCCGCCCACGTCCCCAGCCGGGACGCGGAAGCGAACGCCGCCGCCCTCGCCAAGGTCCGCCTCGACAAGGAACGGGAGGCCGAGGACGGCTTCGACGGCTCCTGGGTGGCCCACCCCGGACTGGTCCCCGTCTGCCGCGAGGTCTTCGACGGCGTACTGGGGGAGCGGCCGAACCAGCTGGACCGGACCCGGGCGGACGTCGAGATCACGGCCGCCGACCTGCTGTCCGTACGCCGGATCGCCGCGCCCCCCACCCGGGAGGGCATCCGCTCGAACGTCGCCGTGGCCCTGCGCTACTTCGACGCCTGGCTGCGCGGCAGCGGCGCCGTGGCCCTGTACGGCCTGATGGAGGACGCCGCGACCGCCGAGATCGCCCGCGTCCAGATCTGGCAGTGGCTGCGCCACGACCAGATCGACCGGGCGACGGTCCTCGACCTCCTCGACGCCGAATGCGCGGCCCTGGAAGAGGAGGACCCGCGGGCCCGGGTCGCCGAGGCCCGGGAGGTCTTCGTGAATACCGCGCTCACCCCCCGCCTGCCCGCCTTCTTCACCCCCGAGGCCTACACCCGCCACCTCGTCCGCCGAACGGAGAACGCCTCATGA